From a single Streptomyces liliifuscus genomic region:
- a CDS encoding RidA family protein translates to MKHIPVNPAALPTPSGYSHGTLAGNTLHLGGQTALDADMKIVPGGIVEQFRQAFGNVLTTLREAGGLPEDLVSVTIYLTDIPDYQAHGKEIGRVWRELAGPVYPAMAGIGCTALWQPEAMIEILGVAVIPEERLVRPSR, encoded by the coding sequence ATGAAGCACATCCCCGTGAACCCGGCTGCCCTGCCGACGCCCAGTGGCTACTCCCACGGAACCCTGGCGGGGAACACCCTGCATCTCGGCGGGCAGACCGCCCTCGACGCCGATATGAAGATCGTTCCTGGGGGCATCGTCGAGCAGTTCCGCCAGGCGTTCGGCAACGTCCTGACGACGCTCCGGGAGGCCGGCGGCCTGCCGGAGGACCTGGTCAGCGTGACGATCTACCTCACCGACATCCCCGACTACCAGGCGCACGGCAAGGAGATCGGCAGGGTCTGGCGCGAACTCGCCGGGCCCGTGTACCCGGCGATGGCGGGTATCGGCTGCACCGCCCTGTGGCAGCCCGAGGCGATGATCGAGATCCTCGGCGTGGCCGTGATCCCGGAGGAACGGCTCGTTCGACCGAGTCGGTGA
- a CDS encoding cupin domain-containing protein encodes MEPDLSKYRLEGDNSMYRLPSGLVTPVVTRAGSESANTADSGGAVRVSGVSAQHTPARRLWFGKVSNEPGYRSVTHHHGEAETGGYVLSGRARIYFGEKFEDYVDMQEGDWVFVPPFMPHIECNLSRNRPLTWMTTRTPENIVVNLPDIADADLRDWLDR; translated from the coding sequence ATGGAGCCCGACCTCAGCAAATACCGCCTTGAGGGCGACAACTCGATGTACCGGCTGCCCAGCGGGCTCGTCACGCCCGTGGTGACCCGCGCCGGTTCCGAGAGCGCGAACACCGCGGACTCCGGTGGGGCCGTTCGTGTCTCGGGCGTCAGCGCCCAGCACACCCCGGCCCGGCGGCTCTGGTTCGGCAAGGTCAGCAACGAACCCGGCTACCGCTCGGTCACCCACCATCACGGCGAGGCGGAGACCGGCGGCTACGTCCTGTCGGGCCGGGCCCGCATCTACTTCGGCGAGAAGTTCGAGGACTACGTCGACATGCAGGAGGGCGACTGGGTCTTCGTGCCGCCGTTCATGCCGCACATCGAGTGCAACCTCTCGCGCAACAGGCCGCTGACATGGATGACCACCCGGACGCCGGAGAACATCGTGGTCAACCTGCCCGACATCGCGGACGCCGACCTGCGGGATTGGCTGGACCGATGA
- a CDS encoding acyl-CoA thioesterase has translation MTTGTPPTSEIFTAAVALTPAEPEHFDLAFTAVTQPCPWPKAYGGDLVAQAAAAAMRSVTDGKTLHSMHSYFLRPADIGASVRYEVEVLRDGRGYSTRQVRGYQNGKTLYVCLANFAAGEPGQTFEAELPELAEDLPAPEELPSSAAYLAELGGGSMTEESKAYWSGGRGFDMRHVPGPVYLTVEGKQVPQQAVWLKPFDPLRPVEGLTDAQRDLAALAYVCDYTILEPVLRVLDLPWAKPGLVTASLDHAMWFHRPEPVGDWLLYLQEAGAADAGRGLGTGRFFTRDHRHLATVVQEGMIRPT, from the coding sequence ATGACGACCGGGACACCGCCCACCTCGGAGATCTTCACCGCGGCCGTCGCGCTGACACCGGCCGAGCCCGAGCACTTCGATCTCGCCTTCACCGCCGTCACCCAGCCCTGTCCCTGGCCCAAGGCGTACGGCGGAGACCTGGTCGCCCAGGCCGCCGCCGCGGCCATGCGGTCGGTGACCGACGGCAAGACCCTGCACTCCATGCACAGTTACTTCCTGCGCCCGGCCGACATCGGGGCGAGCGTGCGCTACGAGGTGGAGGTGCTGCGCGACGGCCGCGGCTACAGCACCCGTCAGGTACGCGGCTACCAGAACGGCAAGACCCTCTACGTCTGCCTCGCCAACTTCGCCGCCGGGGAGCCCGGACAGACCTTCGAGGCCGAACTCCCGGAACTCGCCGAGGACTTGCCCGCCCCCGAGGAACTGCCCAGCTCGGCGGCGTATCTCGCCGAACTCGGCGGCGGTTCCATGACCGAGGAGTCCAAGGCCTACTGGTCCGGCGGCCGCGGCTTCGACATGCGGCACGTGCCCGGCCCGGTCTACCTCACCGTCGAGGGCAAGCAGGTCCCCCAACAGGCCGTGTGGCTCAAGCCGTTCGACCCGCTCCGGCCCGTCGAGGGGCTCACCGACGCCCAGCGCGACCTGGCCGCTCTGGCGTACGTCTGCGACTACACGATCCTCGAACCCGTACTGCGCGTACTGGACCTGCCCTGGGCCAAACCCGGGCTCGTCACCGCCAGCCTCGACCACGCCATGTGGTTCCACCGCCCCGAACCCGTCGGCGACTGGCTCCTCTACCTCCAGGAGGCCGGCGCCGCCGACGCGGGCCGCGGACTCGGCACGGGTCGCTTCTTCACTCGCGACCACCGTCACCTGGCCACCGTCGTCCAGGAGGGCATGATCCGCCCCACCTGA
- a CDS encoding AMP-binding protein gives MTPPSSPPTSAHLDTFTRDHLPPAHLLPTIEFSTPELRYPERLNAGAELIDIPASTFGADRPALRTPAGETWTYGELRTRTNQVAQVLTEDLGLVPGQRVVLRSPNNPWAVASWLGVLKAGGVVVTIMAALRAREIAPIVERTRPTVALVDQRFAEDVHAVREAQDAHAERDPASPAMTVVEFGGTGPDDLVARAGAKSGEFTAVDTAADDVALLAPTSGSTGVPKITMHFHRDILSIDNTFGRHVLCLLPDDMVACSAPFAFTFGLGMLVVFPLRAGACALLTEAATPLQLAQYVEELGVTVLATAPTAYQAILREGQEQRLAGLRVGVSAGEHIPQAVWERLRDRLGLRIVDGIGATELLHIFLSAAGDDIRPGATGKPVPGYRATILGPDGSELGPGEPGRLGVIGPVGCRYLDDERQKDYTVDGWNVTGDVFHRDEDGYFHYHARGDSMIVSSGYNIGGPEVEAAVDTHPDVLESAVVGKPDAQRGFVVCAFVVLREGVPGDAAKAREIQDHVKQVIAPYKYPRDVRFCDALPRNASGKLQRFALRRIVEDEQAATAAVEQ, from the coding sequence TTGACTCCTCCGTCGTCACCCCCGACATCCGCGCACCTGGACACCTTCACGCGCGATCACCTGCCTCCCGCGCACCTGCTGCCGACGATCGAGTTCAGCACACCCGAACTGCGCTACCCGGAGCGGCTCAACGCCGGCGCCGAGCTCATCGACATCCCCGCATCGACGTTCGGAGCCGACCGTCCGGCGCTGCGCACGCCGGCCGGGGAGACCTGGACCTACGGCGAGTTGCGGACCCGGACCAACCAGGTCGCCCAGGTGCTCACCGAGGACCTGGGGCTGGTCCCCGGACAACGGGTTGTGCTGCGGTCACCCAACAACCCCTGGGCTGTGGCGAGTTGGCTCGGTGTGCTCAAGGCCGGGGGAGTGGTCGTCACCATCATGGCCGCGCTGCGCGCCCGCGAGATCGCCCCGATCGTCGAGCGGACGCGCCCCACCGTCGCGCTGGTGGACCAGCGGTTCGCCGAGGACGTGCACGCCGTCCGGGAGGCGCAGGACGCGCATGCCGAACGGGACCCCGCGTCGCCGGCGATGACGGTCGTGGAGTTCGGCGGCACCGGCCCGGACGACCTCGTGGCGCGGGCCGGTGCCAAGTCCGGCGAGTTCACCGCCGTGGACACCGCCGCCGACGACGTGGCACTCCTCGCGCCGACGTCAGGCAGCACCGGCGTCCCCAAGATCACCATGCACTTCCACCGCGACATCCTGTCCATCGACAACACCTTCGGCCGCCATGTGCTGTGCCTGCTCCCCGACGACATGGTCGCCTGCAGCGCCCCCTTCGCCTTCACCTTCGGCCTCGGCATGCTCGTCGTCTTCCCGCTGCGGGCCGGCGCCTGCGCCCTGCTGACCGAGGCCGCCACACCGCTCCAACTCGCCCAGTACGTCGAAGAGTTGGGCGTCACCGTGCTCGCGACGGCCCCCACGGCGTACCAGGCGATCCTGCGGGAGGGGCAGGAACAGCGGCTCGCCGGGCTGCGGGTCGGGGTGTCGGCCGGTGAACACATACCCCAGGCCGTCTGGGAGCGGCTGAGGGACCGGCTCGGACTGCGGATCGTCGACGGGATCGGCGCCACCGAACTGCTGCACATCTTCCTCTCCGCCGCCGGTGACGACATCAGGCCGGGCGCCACCGGGAAGCCGGTGCCGGGCTACCGCGCCACGATCCTCGGCCCCGACGGCTCGGAGCTCGGACCCGGCGAGCCGGGGCGGCTCGGCGTCATCGGCCCGGTCGGCTGCCGCTACCTCGACGACGAACGCCAGAAGGACTACACCGTGGACGGCTGGAACGTCACAGGCGACGTCTTCCACCGGGACGAGGACGGCTACTTCCACTACCACGCCCGCGGCGACAGCATGATCGTCTCCTCGGGCTACAACATCGGCGGGCCCGAGGTCGAGGCCGCCGTGGACACCCACCCCGATGTGCTGGAGTCCGCCGTCGTCGGAAAGCCCGACGCGCAACGCGGCTTCGTCGTCTGCGCGTTCGTCGTGCTCCGCGAGGGCGTGCCGGGCGACGCAGCCAAGGCCAGGGAGATCCAGGACCACGTCAAACAGGTCATCGCCCCCTACAAGTACCCGCGTGACGTGCGGTTCTGCGACGCGCTGCCCCGCAACGCCAGCGGCAAGCTGCAGCGGTTCGCGCTCCGCAGGATCGTCGAGGACGAGCAGGCCGCCACGGCCGCCGTCGAGCAGTGA
- a CDS encoding bifunctional salicylyl-CoA 5-hydroxylase/oxidoreductase has product MKIAIVGGGPGGLYFAALMKQLDPAHEITVWERNAPDDTFGFGVVFSDETLGGIENADPEFADAMARRFARWTDIDIHYRGRSHTVGGQGFAAMSRKDLLRLLQERCRKLGVSVHYSTLAPPVDDLSASYDLVVGADGLNSQVRAARADVFRPSLDRRHNRYMWLGTDRVFEAFQFFIRQTEWGTMQVHGYPYSESGSTFIVEMHEDVWRRAGFGDTEETEFPPGASDERAVDRVRGLFAEELAGHQVFANNSKWLAFTTVRNERWHHGNLVLVGDAAHTAHFSIGSGTKLAMEDSLALAACLHEHPDIERALTAYEAERRPVVESTQRAAQASLEWFENIGMYVHQEPTQFCFNLLTRSRRITYDNLRTRDQEFADRVDAAFAESQGLDEVAPAMFQPFRLGELELKNRVIVSPMDMYSAVDGVPGDFHLVHLGSKAMGGAGLVMTEMVCVSPDARITPGCTGLWTEEQRDSWARIVSFVHDRSTARIGLQLGHSGRKGSTRLMWEGMDDPLPDGNWETVGPSPLPYGPGSAVPRETTRADRDRITADFVAAARRGAEAGFDLLELHCAHGYLLSSFLSPVANHRTDEYGGSLQNRLRFPLEVFDAVRAVWPAERPMIVRISATDWVPDGNTEHDAVAIARAFVAHGADAIDVSTGQVTRDEDPAYGRSYQTPFADRIRHEVTAATGTAVIAVGAIASYDDVNSILLAGRADLCALGRTHLYDPHWTLHAAAEQEYRGAASQWPVQYRAGSRKPPTSRTDAVRPRLSLLRADDSDQNVHLRWTPPRESATVT; this is encoded by the coding sequence GTGAAGATCGCGATCGTTGGCGGTGGCCCCGGCGGCCTCTACTTCGCTGCTCTCATGAAACAGCTCGACCCGGCCCACGAGATCACTGTCTGGGAACGCAACGCCCCCGACGACACGTTCGGCTTCGGTGTCGTCTTCTCCGACGAGACGCTCGGCGGGATCGAGAACGCCGACCCGGAGTTCGCCGACGCCATGGCGCGGCGGTTCGCCCGCTGGACCGACATCGACATCCACTACCGGGGCCGCAGCCACACGGTCGGCGGCCAGGGCTTCGCCGCGATGAGCCGCAAGGACCTGCTCCGGCTGCTGCAGGAACGTTGCCGCAAACTGGGTGTCTCCGTCCACTACTCGACGCTCGCCCCTCCGGTGGACGACCTGAGTGCCTCGTACGACCTGGTGGTGGGGGCCGACGGTCTCAACTCCCAGGTCCGGGCGGCCCGCGCTGACGTCTTCCGCCCTTCGCTGGACCGGCGGCACAACAGATACATGTGGCTCGGCACGGACCGGGTCTTCGAGGCCTTCCAGTTCTTCATCAGGCAGACCGAGTGGGGGACCATGCAGGTCCACGGCTACCCCTACTCCGAGAGCGGCTCCACCTTCATCGTCGAGATGCACGAGGACGTCTGGCGGCGGGCCGGCTTCGGCGACACCGAGGAGACCGAGTTCCCGCCGGGCGCCTCCGACGAGCGGGCCGTGGATCGCGTCCGCGGACTCTTCGCGGAGGAACTCGCCGGCCACCAGGTGTTCGCCAACAACTCGAAATGGCTGGCCTTCACCACCGTACGCAACGAGCGCTGGCACCACGGCAACCTCGTCCTCGTCGGCGACGCCGCGCACACCGCGCACTTCTCGATCGGGTCGGGCACCAAGCTGGCCATGGAGGACTCCCTCGCCCTCGCCGCCTGTCTGCACGAACACCCGGACATCGAGAGGGCGCTGACGGCCTACGAGGCCGAGCGGCGACCCGTCGTCGAGTCCACCCAGCGGGCCGCGCAGGCCTCGCTGGAATGGTTCGAGAACATCGGCATGTACGTCCACCAGGAGCCGACCCAGTTCTGCTTCAACCTGCTCACGCGCTCGCGCCGCATCACCTACGACAACCTGCGCACCCGCGACCAGGAGTTCGCCGACCGCGTCGACGCCGCCTTCGCCGAGTCGCAGGGCCTCGACGAGGTCGCGCCCGCGATGTTCCAGCCGTTCCGGCTCGGGGAGCTGGAGCTGAAGAACCGGGTGATCGTCTCCCCGATGGACATGTACTCCGCCGTCGACGGCGTGCCCGGTGACTTCCATCTGGTCCACCTCGGCTCCAAGGCCATGGGCGGGGCCGGACTGGTGATGACGGAGATGGTCTGCGTCTCGCCCGACGCCCGTATCACCCCCGGCTGCACGGGGCTGTGGACCGAGGAACAGCGTGACTCCTGGGCGCGGATCGTGTCCTTCGTCCACGACCGCAGCACCGCCCGCATCGGACTGCAGCTCGGCCACTCGGGCCGCAAGGGCTCGACGAGGCTGATGTGGGAGGGCATGGACGATCCGCTGCCGGACGGCAACTGGGAGACCGTCGGCCCGTCGCCGCTGCCGTACGGCCCCGGATCGGCCGTCCCGCGCGAGACCACCCGCGCCGACCGGGACCGGATCACCGCCGACTTCGTCGCCGCCGCCCGCCGCGGCGCCGAGGCGGGCTTCGACCTGCTCGAACTGCACTGCGCGCACGGCTACCTGCTGTCCTCCTTCCTCTCCCCGGTCGCCAACCACCGCACCGACGAATACGGCGGTTCGCTGCAGAACCGGCTGCGGTTCCCCCTGGAGGTGTTCGACGCGGTCAGGGCCGTCTGGCCCGCCGAGCGGCCGATGATCGTGCGCATCTCCGCGACCGACTGGGTGCCGGACGGCAACACCGAGCACGACGCCGTCGCCATCGCCCGCGCCTTCGTCGCCCATGGCGCGGACGCCATCGACGTCTCCACGGGACAGGTCACCAGGGACGAGGACCCCGCGTACGGCCGCTCGTACCAGACCCCGTTCGCGGACCGGATCCGCCACGAGGTCACCGCCGCGACCGGCACCGCGGTCATCGCGGTCGGCGCGATCGCCTCCTACGACGACGTGAACTCGATCCTCCTGGCGGGCCGGGCCGACCTGTGCGCCCTCGGCCGCACCCACCTGTACGACCCGCACTGGACGCTGCACGCGGCGGCCGAACAGGAGTACCGGGGCGCCGCGAGCCAGTGGCCGGTCCAGTACCGGGCCGGCAGCCGCAAGCCGCCCACCTCGCGCACCGACGCCGTACGCCCCCGCCTCTCGCTGCTGCGGGCGGACGACTCCGACCAGAACGTCCATCTGCGCTGGACCCCGCCCCGCGAGTCGGCGACGGTCACCTGA
- a CDS encoding NADP-dependent isocitrate dehydrogenase encodes MTDSTIIYTHTDEAPALATYSFLPVVQAYASQAGVTVETRDISLAGRIIALFPEFLEEGQRIPDALSELGDQAKTPEANIIKLPNVSASIPQLKAAVAELQAQGYALPAYPDDPKTDEERDIRSRYDKVKGSAVNPVLREGNSDRRAPASVKNYAKAHPHRMGAWTPESKTNVATMGVDDFRSTEKSAVIPEAGSLRIELVGDDGTTTVLRESVPVLAGEVVDASVMHVAALREFLTAQIARAKAEDVLFSVHLKATMMKVSDPIVFGHVVRAFFPKTFAKYGETLAAAGLTPNDGLGGIHKGLESLPEGAEIKASFDAELADGPALAMVDSDKGITNLHVPSDVIVDASMPAMIRTSGHMWGPDGAEADTLAVLPDSSYSGVYQVVIDDCRANGAYDPSTMGSVPNVGLMAQKAEEYGSHDKTFEIPATGTVRLVDQAGNVVIQQAVSAGDIFRACQTKDDPIKDWVKLAVTRARATGDPAVFWLDESRAHDAVLIEKVKQYLPEHDTEGLDIRILAPVEATKLSVERIRRGENTISVTGNVLRDYLTDLFPILELGTSAKMLSVVPLMNGGGLFETGAGGSAPKHVQQLVKENYLRWDSLGEFLALASSFEHLAQTTDNARAQVLADTLDRATATFLENDKSPSRRLGGIDNRGSHFYLALYWAQELARQTDDAALAKAFAPLAETLTAQEQTIVDELIAVQGSPADIGGYYQPDPVKAAAVMRPSATLNAALATLA; translated from the coding sequence GTGACTGACTCGACCATCATCTATACGCACACTGACGAGGCCCCGGCCCTGGCGACCTATTCGTTCTTGCCGGTGGTCCAGGCGTACGCGTCGCAGGCTGGTGTCACTGTGGAAACCCGTGACATCTCGCTGGCCGGACGGATCATCGCCCTCTTCCCCGAGTTCCTGGAGGAGGGCCAGCGCATCCCCGACGCCCTCTCCGAGCTCGGTGACCAGGCCAAGACGCCCGAGGCCAACATCATCAAGCTGCCGAACGTCTCGGCGTCGATCCCGCAGCTGAAGGCCGCGGTGGCCGAGCTTCAGGCGCAGGGCTACGCGCTCCCCGCCTACCCGGACGACCCGAAGACCGACGAGGAGCGCGACATCCGCTCCCGTTACGACAAGGTCAAGGGCAGCGCCGTGAACCCGGTGCTGCGCGAGGGCAACTCCGACCGCCGCGCCCCCGCGTCGGTCAAGAACTACGCCAAGGCCCACCCGCACCGCATGGGCGCCTGGACCCCCGAGTCGAAGACCAACGTCGCGACCATGGGTGTCGACGACTTCCGTTCCACCGAGAAGTCCGCGGTGATCCCGGAGGCCGGCTCCCTGCGCATCGAGCTGGTCGGCGACGACGGCACCACCACGGTGCTGCGCGAGTCGGTACCCGTCCTCGCGGGCGAGGTCGTCGACGCGTCCGTCATGCACGTCGCCGCCCTGCGCGAGTTCCTCACGGCGCAGATCGCCCGCGCCAAGGCCGAGGACGTGCTGTTCTCCGTGCACCTCAAGGCCACGATGATGAAGGTCTCCGACCCGATCGTCTTCGGTCACGTGGTGCGCGCCTTCTTCCCGAAGACGTTCGCGAAGTACGGCGAGACGCTCGCCGCCGCCGGTCTGACCCCGAACGACGGTCTGGGCGGCATCCACAAGGGCCTGGAGTCCCTGCCCGAGGGCGCCGAGATCAAGGCGTCCTTCGACGCCGAGCTCGCCGACGGCCCCGCGCTCGCCATGGTCGACTCCGACAAGGGCATCACCAACCTGCACGTCCCCTCGGACGTCATCGTCGACGCCTCCATGCCGGCGATGATCCGCACCTCCGGCCACATGTGGGGCCCGGACGGCGCGGAGGCCGACACCCTCGCGGTCCTCCCGGACAGCAGCTACTCCGGTGTCTACCAGGTCGTCATCGACGACTGCCGCGCCAACGGCGCCTACGACCCGTCGACGATGGGCTCGGTCCCGAACGTCGGTCTGATGGCGCAGAAGGCCGAGGAGTACGGCAGCCACGACAAGACCTTCGAGATCCCGGCCACCGGCACGGTCCGCCTCGTCGACCAGGCCGGCAACGTCGTCATCCAGCAGGCGGTCTCCGCCGGCGACATCTTCCGCGCCTGCCAGACCAAGGACGACCCGATCAAGGACTGGGTCAAGCTCGCCGTCACCCGCGCCCGCGCCACCGGCGACCCGGCCGTGTTCTGGCTGGACGAGAGCCGCGCCCACGACGCCGTGCTCATCGAGAAGGTGAAGCAGTACCTGCCCGAGCACGACACCGAGGGCCTGGACATCCGGATCCTGGCCCCGGTCGAGGCCACCAAGCTCTCCGTGGAGCGCATCCGCCGCGGCGAGAACACCATCTCGGTCACCGGCAACGTCCTGCGCGACTACCTGACCGACCTGTTCCCGATCCTGGAGCTGGGCACCAGCGCCAAGATGCTCTCGGTCGTCCCGCTGATGAACGGCGGCGGCCTCTTCGAGACGGGCGCCGGCGGCTCCGCTCCGAAGCACGTGCAGCAGCTGGTCAAGGAGAACTACCTGCGCTGGGACAGCCTGGGCGAGTTCCTCGCGCTGGCCTCCAGCTTCGAGCACCTCGCGCAGACCACGGACAACGCGCGTGCCCAGGTCCTCGCGGACACGCTCGACCGTGCGACCGCCACGTTCCTGGAGAACGACAAGTCGCCGAGCCGTCGCCTCGGTGGCATCGACAACCGCGGCAGCCACTTCTACCTCGCCCTCTACTGGGCGCAGGAGCTGGCCAGGCAGACCGACGACGCGGCGCTCGCCAAGGCGTTCGCCCCGCTCGCCGAGACCCTGACCGCGCAGGAGCAGACGATCGTCGACGAGCTGATCGCGGTGCAGGGGTCGCCGGCCGACATCGGTGGCTACTACCAGCCCGACCCGGTCAAGGCGGCGGCCGTGATGCGGCCGTCCGCGACGCTCAACGCGGCGCTCGCCACACTGGCCTGA
- a CDS encoding purine-cytosine permease family protein: MTDSPDRGAGSRQLQVEVHGLDVIGDAERKGTPRTLFWPWFGANVSILGLSYGSFALGFGISFWQALAAGVIGIVFSFLLCGFVAVAGKRGSAPTMVLSRAAYGVRGNRLPSVVSWMLTVGWETVLTALATMATATVLDRLGWGGGTGTKVVALIVVGALVVVGGVMGFDLIMRLQTVITVVTGVLTVVYIGLVADHIHWSAVSAVPSGSAQEFIGALVFMMTGFGLGWVNAAADYSRYLPRDSSGRGVVGWTAFGASVAPLLLLVFGLLLAGSSTELNTAIAADPIGALTTILPTWFLIPFAAVAVLGLVGGAVLDIYSSGLALLAAGLRVPRYLAALLDGVLMIAGSIYIVFLTDDFLGQFIGFLTTLGVPVAAWCGVMLADLLLRRRDYDEADLFRTSGRYGDVEPLPLLLTLAATAIGWGLVTNTAAGWLEWQGYLLGPLGLGGKDGSWAYANLGVLAALALGFLGTLALGRGRVRKQEAGPPSRPLDVKLPGA, encoded by the coding sequence ATGACGGACTCTCCCGACAGAGGCGCAGGCAGTCGGCAGCTCCAGGTGGAGGTGCATGGCCTCGACGTGATCGGTGACGCCGAGCGCAAGGGGACACCCCGCACGCTCTTCTGGCCCTGGTTCGGCGCCAACGTGTCGATCCTCGGCCTGAGCTACGGGTCCTTCGCGCTCGGGTTCGGGATCTCGTTCTGGCAGGCGCTGGCCGCCGGGGTGATCGGGATCGTCTTCTCGTTCCTGCTCTGCGGGTTCGTCGCGGTCGCGGGAAAGCGTGGCTCCGCGCCGACGATGGTGCTCAGCCGGGCGGCCTACGGAGTGCGCGGCAACCGGCTGCCGTCGGTCGTCTCCTGGATGCTCACCGTGGGCTGGGAGACCGTGCTCACGGCCCTGGCGACGATGGCCACCGCGACCGTTCTCGACCGGCTCGGCTGGGGCGGCGGCACCGGGACCAAGGTGGTCGCCCTGATCGTCGTCGGGGCGCTCGTCGTGGTCGGCGGAGTGATGGGCTTCGACCTCATCATGCGGCTGCAGACGGTGATCACCGTGGTCACCGGTGTCCTGACCGTCGTTTACATCGGACTCGTCGCCGACCACATCCACTGGTCGGCCGTCAGCGCCGTACCGTCCGGCTCCGCCCAGGAGTTCATCGGTGCGCTGGTCTTCATGATGACCGGCTTCGGACTCGGCTGGGTCAACGCCGCCGCAGACTACTCGCGCTATCTGCCGCGCGACTCCTCCGGCCGGGGCGTGGTCGGCTGGACCGCCTTCGGCGCCTCGGTGGCACCGCTGCTCCTGCTGGTCTTCGGCCTGCTGCTCGCGGGATCGTCCACCGAGCTCAACACGGCCATCGCGGCCGACCCGATCGGCGCGCTGACCACGATCCTGCCCACCTGGTTCCTGATCCCCTTCGCCGCCGTGGCCGTACTCGGCCTGGTCGGCGGTGCGGTCCTCGACATCTACTCCTCCGGCCTCGCCCTGCTCGCGGCGGGCCTGCGGGTGCCGCGCTATCTGGCCGCCCTGCTGGACGGCGTCCTGATGATCGCGGGCTCGATCTACATCGTGTTCCTCACGGACGACTTCCTGGGCCAGTTCATCGGCTTCCTCACCACACTTGGTGTGCCCGTCGCCGCCTGGTGCGGTGTGATGCTCGCCGACCTCCTGCTGCGGCGCCGCGACTACGACGAGGCGGACCTGTTCCGCACCAGCGGCCGCTACGGCGACGTCGAACCGCTCCCGCTGCTGCTGACCCTCGCCGCCACCGCGATCGGCTGGGGCCTCGTCACCAACACGGCCGCCGGCTGGCTGGAGTGGCAGGGCTATCTGCTCGGCCCGCTGGGCCTCGGCGGCAAGGACGGCTCATGGGCCTACGCCAACCTCGGCGTACTCGCCGCGCTGGCCCTCGGCTTCCTCGGCACCCTCGCCCTCGGCCGCGGCCGGGTCCGTAAGCAGGAGGCGGGGCCCCCGAGCCGGCCGCTCGACGTGAAGCTGCCGGGCGCATGA
- a CDS encoding cysteine hydrolase family protein, whose translation MSRPGAQGLLAVIDMQRVFAEPDSPWAAPRFTEAAEGVRRLLPAFAERVTFTRFLAPEKPAGAWRAYYEQWPFALRPPHDRLWELVDELAPHARHLVDAPTFGKWTPELAERVGPEGRLVLAGVSTDCCVLSTALAAADAGAEVWVAADACAGADDASHTKALQIMDLYRPLIRVVTVAEVLTRVA comes from the coding sequence ATGAGCCGACCGGGAGCCCAAGGCCTGCTGGCCGTCATCGACATGCAGCGCGTCTTCGCCGAGCCGGACAGCCCCTGGGCCGCGCCCCGCTTCACCGAGGCCGCGGAGGGGGTACGCCGCCTGCTGCCGGCCTTCGCGGAACGGGTCACCTTCACCCGGTTCCTGGCACCCGAGAAGCCCGCCGGCGCCTGGCGGGCGTACTACGAGCAGTGGCCCTTCGCGCTGCGGCCGCCGCACGACCGGCTCTGGGAGCTGGTGGACGAACTCGCCCCCCACGCCCGGCACTTGGTGGACGCGCCGACCTTCGGCAAATGGACTCCCGAACTGGCCGAGCGGGTCGGTCCCGAGGGGCGTCTGGTGCTCGCCGGAGTCAGTACGGACTGCTGTGTGCTCTCCACCGCGCTGGCCGCCGCCGACGCCGGGGCCGAGGTGTGGGTGGCGGCCGACGCCTGCGCCGGGGCGGACGACGCCTCGCACACCAAGGCCCTGCAGATCATGGACCTGTACCGGCCGCTGATCCGGGTCGTCACCGTGGCCGAGGTGCTCACCCGGGTCGCGTAA
- a CDS encoding metal-sensitive transcriptional regulator, with amino-acid sequence MELQMAADELKSVINRLKRAQGQIAGVINMIEQGRSCEEVVTQLAAASRALDRAGFAIIATGLQHCMTDESGEQDLDRDQMRARLEKLFLSLA; translated from the coding sequence ATGGAACTGCAGATGGCGGCCGACGAGCTGAAGTCCGTGATCAACCGCCTCAAGCGGGCCCAGGGGCAGATCGCGGGCGTGATCAACATGATCGAACAGGGGCGGTCCTGCGAAGAAGTGGTCACCCAACTGGCAGCGGCTTCAAGGGCGTTGGACCGCGCCGGGTTCGCGATCATCGCGACCGGACTCCAGCACTGCATGACCGACGAAAGCGGCGAGCAGGATCTGGACCGCGACCAGATGCGGGCGCGCCTGGAGAAGCTCTTCCTGTCCCTCGCCTGA